The Gammaproteobacteria bacterium DNA segment TCTTCGAACGTCACCGGTCGGGCGTCGTTGCCCCAGGCACTGCGCTGGTAGTTGATCAGGTCGAGCAGTTCGGTGTCGTTGATACGGCCTGTATAGCCGATGGGCGGCATGGTGCCCGAATACATCTGCTTGTCGACGATCAGCCCGCCGTGATAGCCGAAGATGATCCGGCCCAGATACACCTGTATCTGCGCCGGGTCCTCGGCGGTGACACGCGGATTGCCGGCGAGCGGCGGGAAGATGCCGGGGACCCCCTTGCCGTCGGGCTGATGACAGACGGCGCAATGCTGCAGATACAGCGCCTCACCCGGCGACCCGGCCTGCGCAGCGGCTGCCGTCAGCAGCAGACCGATCGTGGCCAGCATGTACGGGACCGACCGTCCCCTCCCCGTTCCTGCTCTGTTCATTCGACTCGCCTCTGGTTCAATGCCGGCCCGGTGGGCGCCGCCGCTGCCGCAGCCAGCGCATGGCCGGACTACCCGTGTACGGTCGGCGCTCCCGGCAGAGTTCCAGGGCGCGCGCGTGGTCGGCATCACTCATGGATGCGGCGATCGTAGTGCGCAGCGACAGGGCATCCCGGTCGCCCTGCTCGTCGGCCAGGGTCAGCCACATGAAGGCCCGCGCCACATCCTGGGTCACGCCGCGGCCCTCGGCACAGATCAGGCCCATGGCGTACTGGGCATCGACGTCGCCGAGTTCAGCCTGGACCTCGAGTTCGGCGGCCACACCGGGGTCGTTGCGCAGCAGGATGAGCGAAGAGATGTCCGCGGCCATGAGGGTGACTCCGATGAACGATCCTGTTGGAACTCTAGCAGCCCGGCGCCAGGATCACCAAGGTGGCCTCAGCCCCGTCAGGCGCATTGAACGCTCGATAAAACCTTTCCTGGCCACGGGATCTACGACAATGTATCCGGTGCGCTGAACCCATTCATGGCCACGGAAGCACACGGAAACACACAGAATATAAATTTCGATGCATCGACATCTTCCGTGTATTTCCGTGTGCTTTCGTGGCCATTAATTGATCTTTCTGTGTTGTTCCGTGGCTTCCGTGGCCAACACTATTTTCAGGTTCATGGCGGCTCCTCCGCCGGACCCGCATCGATGTCGGCGACCAGTTCGCGCAGCAGGGCCGTGGCATAGCTGCCGGGCGGCAGCGTGAAGGTGAGGGACAGTTCCGTCGCGCCCGCCCAGGTCCAGGACAGCGCCGCGGGGCGCACGCGCAGCGCGCGCCGGTCCTGCTCCAGGCCGGCACGCTCCAGGCCCGTGCACCACGCCGTCCAGGGTTCCAGGCAGGTCAGCTCCAGGGCACGTGCGGCACCACGCGTCGCCAGCTCGCCGCGGCCCCATAACGGCCCGGTCGGATGCACTTCCAGGGCCTGCAGGCGCCGTGACAGTTCCGGGTCGTGCCCGTCGGCGCTGAACCAGGCCCGACTGCCATCCAGCTGCAGCACCTCGCCGTCGAGCAGCGTGTCCCAGGTGCCGGCCGCGACCCGCGCCGCCAGCACCTGATTGAACAGGTGGCTGCGCGCTGCCGACAGAT contains these protein-coding regions:
- a CDS encoding cytochrome c, yielding MLATIGLLLTAAAAQAGSPGEALYLQHCAVCHQPDGKGVPGIFPPLAGNPRVTAEDPAQIQVYLGRIIFGYHGGLIVDKQMYSGTMPPIGYTGRINDTELLDLINYQRSAWGNDARPVTFEELAKARAAGRH
- a CDS encoding sel1 repeat family protein, which gives rise to MAADISSLILLRNDPGVAAELEVQAELGDVDAQYAMGLICAEGRGVTQDVARAFMWLTLADEQGDRDALSLRTTIAASMSDADHARALELCRERRPYTGSPAMRWLRQRRRPPGRH